The Huiozyma naganishii CBS 8797 chromosome 9, complete genome nucleotide sequence TTTCTTAAGGAGATATTGTCAGGGAATTTCACAGACGTCGACTGAGTGGTTAGTTCGTACTCACAGAagtttctgcttctttcAAGTGTCTCGGTCAATTGTGTGGATGCCGTGTCTTTACATTTTGCTAGTGCCTTCGTCGAATACTCGTATTCCCTTTTGATATTCCATAGGTAGCCGttgaaaaatgaaaaggaGTGCATTTTCATAATGAAGACAATTGAgtggaggaagaagaagatcctGGAGATCCAGTTCAGGCAAAAGACGTTGTGGGCCAGATgattgaaaaagaaaacatgGAAGAGCTCcaagacaacaacaagatatCTTCCCAATGGGTTCCAGCTTATAACGTTATATTTGACCAGCCATTGAATTGGAACCACTATGAAACTAGTGGCCCACATTGCAGCGTCTAGGGGCCAGACAATCTGCCATTTTTCCGTCATCAAATTCCAAATGAAGATATGTTTCAAGTCCCCATCATGGAACACATAGTAGTCAACCATACCTCTAATGGCGATCCATCCAAATATCATCCACATCATAATGTAAAGACCAGTGAAGTCAAATTCCAACCGTGGGATGGCTACTTTGTCCTTCCCCTCCAAACTCTCAGCTTTTTTAAGGTCATCTTTTATTTCCCTCTTGACCTTTTCAAACGCCTTAATCTGTTTCTCCAACACTGGACCCTCGAATGTGGATATTAGTGGTGTTGCAATAGCGTCATCCAGTAGAGTCGGTCTTTGGTCGAAATCAACGTCTgagaaaaatgaaattgcCGTGTTAGTGTCCCTCTTGTACCTTCTCTTTTCAATGTTGTGCAGACTCGTCAGGTAACGTTTCAGCATCTCATCCTCAATCtcaactttcttctcttccgTCAGAACTTCATCTTTAGACTTGCTCGTTTCCTCAGAGCTTGCGATACTTGCATCACTGTTGCGATCGCTCCCCTCATTTTCCTCCTCGGCATCGGCCTCACCAGGCAAATCGGGGACAGGCTTATCATAAACAATCGATCTCCGTCTCTCAAGGTTATCCAAAGAGTTCAGCCTCTGAATGCGAAGAAACTCTTCATCCTCGAGCAGTTCTTTCTCTTCACTCATTTTCGTTTAGGCAATTATCGTGTGTGCCTTTCcagaacaaagaaacaatCGTTGAGTGTGCTTACCTTACGACCAAGATAAGTAACAACAAAAGGCCAAAGACACCCTGGAAATGAGGGCATAAGTGGAAAACAGCTTCGTACTTCCCTCCTTTCAAGAGAAACGTCAACCGTTCCCAGATCTGGTAAAGACGTAATAAGGTTCCCATTTCCCGTGTAAAGTGACGTTTAATTAAGTAATCGATTTttctgaaaagttttttttttttcacgATTTTGCTTAAGACATAGTGAGAGActtttgcgatgagatgagcaTTGGAGAGTACGATTTGTTGCGTGCAGAGTACATACAGCATTATAATACACTAGCATGTCTCGTCCCGAGGATTTGGCTCCACCGGAGATTTTCTACAATGATTCTGAGTCGAAGAAATACACTGCATCGACCAGAGTACAGCATATCCAGGCGAAGATGACTCTGAGGGCTCTGGAGTTACTTAACATTCCGGCAAACAGTTTTGTGCTGGATGTTGGGTGTGGGTCCGGTCTCAGCGGTGAGATCCTCTCCGAGGAGGGCCATATGTGGTGTGGTCTTGATATATCGCCGAGCATGCTGGCCACCGGGCTTACAAGAGAGCTCGACGGTGACTTGATGTTGCAGGATATGGGTGTCGGAGTGCCGTTCCGTGCTGGGTCCTTCGATGCAGCTATTAGCATCAGTGCGATCCAATGGCTTTGTAACGCGGATACGTCGTACAATGATCCGAAAAGGCGTCTGATGaggttcttcaacacgCTATTTTCGTCGCTCAGGAAAGGTGGGAAGTTTTGCGCTCAATTCTACCCGAAAAACGACCAGCAAGTCGATGATATATTACAAGCTGCAAAAGTAGCTGGGTTCAGTGGTGGGTTGGTAATTGATGATCCAGaatccaagaagaacaagaagtactACTTGGTTCTAAGTTCTGGTGCACCAAGGGCAGACGAGAGCCAGGTTAACTTGGAAGGTGTTACCATGGATGAACAAGAAAGGTCACTGCGCAACGCTCTGCAGAAAAGGAGAGCTAAGAATGGTAAAGAAATCGAGTCCAACAAGACTTACATTATGAGGAAAAAGGAACTCATGAAAAGACGTGGGAGGAAAGTCGCCATGGAGTCCAAATTCACAGGTAGAAAGAGAAGACCTCGCTTTTAAAATCTTTCTGGGAGAGAGAGTGTTTGTGTTTATATATCCAAAATAATTGGAAGACAATTATCTTGTCTTCTTGTATGCATCAAATAGGTCATGCTGGGTTCAATAATATGTTCTAAGGAAACAGCCTCATACACCGTAATGTTTTAAAGGCTTCTTTACTGTATATATTGGAATAAGCTCCCATGAAAATCAAAAGCGACTGGGTAACTAAGAGACTGCATTTTTCCTCACCTACATGAGTTGTTTATACCACTATTCTGAGAGCTTTAGCAGGCGAATgcaaaacaaaacagtcGCACAGTACATAAATAActcaagaaaagaaaaaatatcacCTCATGCGCGTTGAGGCATGGGTATAGTTATCAAAGACGCCTCACAAAGAGGGCATCGAACGCAACAACTTTATACAACGAGACCACAGATGTAAGAGTTTTCTCTCAATTACAGTTCAAAtctacaagaaaaatataataCAGGCACATATTGTaaaaaatcttttgttACCTGCGTTTAAACGAAAATTTGACGTATATAGAACGAAACCGGAGCGCTTGGTTTTTACGAACAGGAAATGCCATTACAAGGAACCCCACTACTCTACCGAGATTTCGCGTGGTCGAATTCCTATTTGGGGAATCGTGACCAGTAAGTAGTACACGCTTGTCTTCCCTGTTTGATTCTAACCAGGGTTATACGACATCTTGCGACGTGGGGAAAGAGGCACCAATTGTTTTTATTTAGTTACTCCCAGACATAGCACAACTTCTTCGATTCAATTGGTACGAGTAATAAACCTCCGATTAGTTTTCTGCGAAGAGGGGAACAACTTgtcaaaagaaaagaagagttAGCTAAGGTTTAACATCACCGACGGCCTCTTGGTAATAACATTGACCGTTTACATCTGCTTCTGTACCATTGGTGCGGCCAAAGGCAAGCACTATCGGGAACGTACAGGGAATGATGTGAGCTTCTCCATTCTCTAACAGGCGCCGTGTGGCGAGTGAATTATTTACAACGAACAAATTAGTTCTGTGTGCCAAATCAGCAAAAAATGATGTGGTTCTAAGGCAAAAAATTTCGTACAATAACGGGTAGTTTACTCTCAGTTTATTCTGGATTAACTACCGTACTATTACAATAAAAAATTACACCAAATTGCATGCAACGGTGGTGTAAACCCGCAGTCAGAAAACTTTATTAGAACGAGCCATCTCATCATGTTTCTTTAAGAAACCGTTAAGCTACCAGCCTTGCTTGATGCCTTTGTTCAATGGAGAGTCCTCGTACTTTACAACTCTGACACTTCTCAATAGATATGAAATTTGGAGACTACCCGGCCATCACAAGATGAATTTCGTGAATGTTGGATCCTTAAACGATGATCATACAAAGGATGCATTTGTCCATTGTTTGGAATCACTAAGCGTCAAATAAAccaaacttgaaaaaatgAGTCGCGTTTACGAGTACATGCGGCGATAATTGTTCTGAGTTTCTTCTAATTGCCAATTAATCTGAAAGGAACGAGTAACTGAAAAGAGTAATGGCGGAAACCTCGAGTCGCGATGGGACGTGTCACCCAGCTtaagaaagagagagagagactCAGTAAAATGGTGAACAGGCTTCATAGGTATATATTGGCAACGATGGATTTTCCCCAATACTAATTACTCACAAAAATTATGAAAGGGGCAGAGAGTAATGTTGAAACGAGGTTTAGTGAATTATATTGCAACTGCCTTGCTATGTATTGCCGGATTTGCCGCGTCAATCTCTGTGTCTACAGATACAATTTTGGCGGGTTCCGTCGCTGGCACCGAGGATGTCGATGTCAACTCTGGCGCCTACTTGGCCATGATACATGGCGCTACACAGAACTTTGGCGGTAATGTTAACGTCGATGGTGCTCTATACATTGGTAACGCTGACTCCTCGGATGGGAAGCTAACTACAGATTTCACTGGAGGTTCGTTGGTCAACACTGGCCACATTGTCGTCGACAACCGTAATTCCTCTGCCGCTTTGAGTATGACGTGGGGTGGCACGACCATCGAAAATTCAGGTGAGATATACTTCAACGGTGCCAACgtgaacaacaacgggTTTACATTGCAACCCAGTACCACCTTGAACAACAAGGGACTGATTTACTTTGGCCAAGATGAAAGTTCTGGCTATTCAAGCGCGGTGAACATCAAGGGAAAGACGATTACAAACGATGGGACCATCTGCTTGAAAAACGTCAAGGCATACCTAGACGCTTCGATCGGCGGTTCAGGGTGTATCACCATTGGGGATAACACTGTGTACGCTATCCAATCTACAAACATGGGTACATTAGGTCCTCAAACGCTCTACAtgtcttcctcctcgtccatCATCTACGTGGACACGAAGGGGAAAACTGATAATATCAAGGTTGCTGGTTTTGGTAACGGGAATTTTCTGAGTTTTGGTACTTCAATTGTTAGTCACTCCTACGATACTAAAACTGGTGTCCTGTCATTCAGTATCTTTATTTTCATTTCGCATAAGTTCAACATTGGTACAGGATATACCAACTCGTTGTTCAAGCAAAAACAAATCTCCAATCATATTGGGCTTGATTTGGCAAACAATGCTTTGTACTATAATGCACCTCCTCCAGATGCATCTCTTCCAAGCGCGTGTATGCCATGTGACAAAAGTCCTTGGATTCCTCCTGCATACACTCAATTGCcagaaacaacaaccacTGTGGCGGCTGGGGTGGATAGCACTGCAACAGAGCTGCTTTCGTTTTACCCTACCACTGACAGATATGGGAGCGTAGCAACATTGACCTCTGTGACCACCATTCCATTCACTATACCTTCTGAATATAGCACCACTGCGACCGACGAAGCAGGAAGCTCCGCCACAGAAGTGGTTTCGTACTTCACGAAGACGGGAGCTGACAAGGGACTGGAGACTGGTACGACCACGATCACGATTCCATTCACGGTTCCATCTGCGTACACCACGACTGCTGCTAACGGGGATGACAGCTCCGTGACTGAGATCGTCTCGTACTTCACGAAGATCGGGTCTGCTGGCGACCTGGAGACCGGGACGACCACAACTACTGTTCCCTTCACAATTCCATCTGCGTACACCACGACAGCTGCTAACGGGAATGACAGCTCTGCTACTGAGATCATCTCGTACTTCACGAAGACCGGGTCTGCTGGCGACCTGGAGACCGGGACGACCACAACTACTGTTCCCTTCACGCTGCCTTCGGCGTACACCACAACAGCTGCAAACGGCACGAGCAGATCCGTCACCGAGATCATTTCGTACTTCACGAAAACCGGGTCTGCTGGCGACCTGGAAACCGGGACGACCACGACGACTGTTCCGTTCACGTTGCCTTCGGCGTACACCATAACAGCTGCAAACGGCACGAGCAGATCCGTCACCGAGATCATTTCGTACTTCACGAAAACCGGGTCTGCTGGCGACCTGGAAACCGGGACGACCACGACGACTGTTCCGTTCACGTTGCCTTCGGCGTACACCATAACAGGACTTGATGCCATGGAGCGTTCGAGGACGGAATTTGTGTCGTTTTTCACCAAGACTGGTTCTGCAGGTGATTTGGAAACGGGGACGACCACTTTGGTCATTAtcgcttcttcttcggtTACCCCTTCCTCTGTTGCCTCCTCTGAGTCCACGAGCTCCGAACTTGCATCTGTTTCATCGACAGCTTCTTACGCGACTACTGTTGCATCGAGTGTCAGCATTGCTCCATCGAGCTCGGCTGTTCCTTGGACGACGTTATTCTTTTATGATCCGCGGGTTCAGGCTGTTGAGTTGTCCGTGTATGCGAACGATATTGCCCACCATCAGAGCGAATACGACTCGTACAACGAGCTCCGCACGAGCATGAGATACCCACAGGCTGTTGCCTCTGCTGCTTCGGATATTGCCGCTACCAGATCTGAGCCTAATTGGTCCAACATTGTCACGATGGTGGATACCGTTTCTGTCTGTGGGTTGATAAGTGGTGTTCCGTGGTATTCCACGAGATTGCAGCAATCCTTGGATGCTGCCTTCAGAGCCAGACatattgttgttgtctaCCCATCCAACGTTGCATCGCGCCCAGTATCGTCTACCGCCTCGCCATTGACGAGTTCTGTTGCCTCGTCTAGAAAGACCACCTCCCGTACGAGCCTTGTTTCGAGCGTCACCTCAACTGCGAACTGGCCATCTACTGTATCTGGGAAATCATCTAGCTTATTTTCCGG carries:
- the ARE1 gene encoding sterol acyltransferase (similar to Saccharomyces cerevisiae ARE1 (YCR048W) and ARE2 (YNR019W); ancestral locus Anc_6.317) gives rise to the protein MSEEKELLEDEEFLRIQRLNSLDNLERRRSIVYDKPVPDLPGEADAEEENEGSDRNSDASIASSEETSKSKDEVLTEEKKVEIEDEMLKRYLTSLHNIEKRRYKRDTNTAISFFSDVDFDQRPTLLDDAIATPLISTFEGPVLEKQIKAFEKVKREIKDDLKKAESLEGKDKVAIPRLEFDFTGLYIMMWMIFGWIAIRGMVDYYVFHDGDLKHIFIWNLMTEKWQIVWPLDAAMWATSFIVVPIQWLVKYNVISWNPLGRYLVVVLELFHVFFFNHLAHNVFCLNWISRIFFFLHSIVFIMKMHSFSFFNGYLWNIKREYEYSTKALAKCKDTASTQLTETLERSRNFCEYELTTQSTSVKFPDNISLRNYFLFTLFPTVVYQVEYPRTKRIRWWYVLEKMCAIFGIIFLMMMCAQLFVYPACMRATEMRQTTWPDLATSTKEFFYLLAELIPGMTILYLLTFYLIWDAILNFFSELTMFADRYFYGDWWNCVIWSEFSRIWNVPVHKFLLRHVYHSSMNHFKWGKLQATIFTFVLSAIFHELSMYVIYQRFRPYLFLFQLSQLPMTYMCSFPPLKGQHALLNILFIFGVCTGPSVITCLYIIY
- the BUD23 gene encoding 18S rRNA (guanine1575-N7)-methyltransferase (similar to Saccharomyces cerevisiae BUD23 (YCR047C); ancestral locus Anc_6.316), producing the protein MSRPEDLAPPEIFYNDSESKKYTASTRVQHIQAKMTLRALELLNIPANSFVLDVGCGSGLSGEILSEEGHMWCGLDISPSMLATGLTRELDGDLMLQDMGVGVPFRAGSFDAAISISAIQWLCNADTSYNDPKRRLMRFFNTLFSSLRKGGKFCAQFYPKNDQQVDDILQAAKVAGFSGGLVIDDPESKKNKKYYLVLSSGAPRADESQVNLEGVTMDEQERSLRNALQKRRAKNGKEIESNKTYIMRKKELMKRRGRKVAMESKFTGRKRRPRF
- the KNAG0I02620 gene encoding uncharacterized protein, whose translation is MLKRGLVNYIATALLCIAGFAASISVSTDTILAGSVAGTEDVDVNSGAYLAMIHGATQNFGGNVNVDGALYIGNADSSDGKLTTDFTGGSLVNTGHIVVDNRNSSAALSMTWGGTTIENSGEIYFNGANVNNNGFTLQPSTTLNNKGLIYFGQDESSGYSSAVNIKGKTITNDGTICLKNVKAYLDASIGGSGCITIGDNTVYAIQSTNMGTLGPQTLYMSSSSSIIYVDTKGKTDNIKVAGFGNGNFLSFGTSIVSHSYDTKTGVLSFSIFIFISHKFNIGTGYTNSLFKQKQISNHIGLDLANNALYYNAPPPDASLPSACMPCDKSPWIPPAYTQLPETTTTVAAGVDSTATELLSFYPTTDRYGSVATLTSVTTIPFTIPSEYSTTATDEAGSSATEVVSYFTKTGADKGLETGTTTITIPFTVPSAYTTTAANGDDSSVTEIVSYFTKIGSAGDLETGTTTTTVPFTIPSAYTTTAANGNDSSATEIISYFTKTGSAGDLETGTTTTTVPFTLPSAYTTTAANGTSRSVTEIISYFTKTGSAGDLETGTTTTTVPFTLPSAYTITAANGTSRSVTEIISYFTKTGSAGDLETGTTTTTVPFTLPSAYTITGLDAMERSRTEFVSFFTKTGSAGDLETGTTTLVIIASSSVTPSSVASSESTSSELASVSSTASYATTVASSVSIAPSSSAVPWTTLFFYDPRVQAVELSVYANDIAHHQSEYDSYNELRTSMRYPQAVASAASDIAATRSEPNWSNIVTMVDTVSVCGLISGVPWYSTRLQQSLDAAFRARHIVVVYPSNVASRPVSSTASPLTSSVASSRKTTSRTSLVSSVTSTANWPSTVSGKSSSLFSGSELRISSLPLEGSSKSLKHRATTASLDSTLHSSASSYFSSKIKSSKVLSSSRQTVSSSENLTTFHESSNVYQVPVSTSTIPLLISRSTSNSITSDMSRSLSSVELNSIASSTAILTTERKAEGKSSTQSTMNVKSVSTVSTFSSKASETSTRKPRGQWNSSISTATAHFKTTTTLTSIHNEDTQTRFLTKTSRLRSGEVPGAHFSKTRSTKYGYDEGRHVTATSSVLVGSLHTSIAVGVSNSDRSTRTLQNTLDVTHTNTHLYHVSTTESPVELPSSRVKSSTGIRPRTTTLPLVSVITSPSPPLIIETQSNIASNFQKRPDVFSLTMSTLILLLVLF